The stretch of DNA TGTGGGATTTTAGAAAACATACCTGCAAGGACCCCATTTTCGCAAGGTAGTTATGTCAAAAAAGAGGTTTTGGGTTTATTATTACCTCGATTCTTATACCAAGATAAGCCTGTTGTAGGTGATAGAACTAAATTTGAACAATTTGTAGGTTACCGTTTAGGCCAAGGGGTGGCTATGAATGTGGGCATTATGGGTGACGGATACGGCAATTACGGTTGGCGAGGTGGAATTCTGTTTTGTTTTATATTTGGCTTAGCACTTGGTTATATTTTTAAACTATTTTATCGTTTTGCCAAAACCTACCCCACCTTACCCATTTGGGGAATTTTAATTTTTTTCTACTCCATGCGCGCCGGAAATGAGTTTTATATCATTGGAAATTGGATCATAAAAACAGGTATCCTAGTCTTTTTCTACTATTTTTTGATTGAAAGTAACAACCGAATTAGCAAATACTTAAAACCTAAAGCCCTAAACCCCGCAGTTGCTTAATATTCTCATTTTAACCGACTGGTTTATGCCAGGCTATAAAGCCGGTGGTCCGATTACGTCCTGTTGGAATTTGTCAAACGCCTTAAGTGAAAAAACAAAGGTTTATGTCTTGACCAGTGATCGTGATCTGAATGAAACTCATCCATATCCTGGCATCACCCGGGATCAATGGGTCGAAATACAAAAGAATCTATTCGTTTGTTACCTATCTCCCACTCAACAAACTTATAAAGGTATTTGCCAGCAAATTAAGACTGTTCAGGCAGATGTAATCTATCTCAATAGTTTATTCTCTCTTACCTTCACCATTTATCCTATACACTTAAAGTGGAGAAGAAAATTAAATTCAAGAATTATCTTAGCCCCTCGGGGAATGCTTAAAGCAAGTGCTTTACAATTCAAATCGCTAAAGAAAAGATGGTTTATACGCGTTTTAAGATGGATGCGATTGGCAAAATGGATAACTTTTCATGCCACCGATGAAGAGGAAGTAAAAGACATAAAAAAACACTTGGGAGGAAATGCCCAGGTTTTTCTTATTCCAAATATGCCATCTCTGGTTACAACCTATATTCCTAAAGAAATTGGAGAAGTATTCCATTTTCTATTTGTGGGGCGCATTCATCCTATTAAGGGGCTTTTAGAGGCCTTGCATTATTTAAAAGAAGTCAAGCATCCACTGACTTTTTCTATTATTGGTTCTAATGAGGTGACCTCCTATTGGAAGGAATGTCAAATACTTATGGATACCTTACCTGACTTCATTGAAGTAAATTACCTAGGAGAAGTTCCGCCCGCACAGGTAAAAGAAATACAAAAAAAACAGCATTTTTTCTTGCTTCCTACCCAAGGCGAAAACTTTGGTCATGCCATTTTTGAAGCCTTGGCTATGGGGCTACCTGTCATCATTAGTGACCAAACGCCTTGGAAAAGACTACAAGAACTAGGCATAGGTTGGGACCTTCCTCTTAAGAGCCCCAGCGCTTTTATTGACGCCATAACAGCCGCCGCGACTATGCCTCCAGAAGCGTATGAAAGAATGTCTAAAACTGCCTGGCAATATGCCAAGGATTTTATTGATAATAAGCATCTTACCCAACACTATTTGACTATGTTTGGGATTAAACAAGACTAGAAGCCGTCTTTTTGGTCAGAAAATTAAATAATTTTTATAAGTAGAGATACTAAAATTTACTTGCTAACTATTCATAGTAATGTTAAAACAAGCTAAAAAAACCTGGTCTTTTCTCTCGAAGCACCCTTTTGCTAAGCGGCATTTTAGACAAGCTTTAAGTAACTGGTTGATATGGCAATTTCGATCTA from Saprospiraceae bacterium encodes:
- a CDS encoding glycosyltransferase family 4 protein, producing MPGYKAGGPITSCWNLSNALSEKTKVYVLTSDRDLNETHPYPGITRDQWVEIQKNLFVCYLSPTQQTYKGICQQIKTVQADVIYLNSLFSLTFTIYPIHLKWRRKLNSRIILAPRGMLKASALQFKSLKKRWFIRVLRWMRLAKWITFHATDEEEVKDIKKHLGGNAQVFLIPNMPSLVTTYIPKEIGEVFHFLFVGRIHPIKGLLEALHYLKEVKHPLTFSIIGSNEVTSYWKECQILMDTLPDFIEVNYLGEVPPAQVKEIQKKQHFFLLPTQGENFGHAIFEALAMGLPVIISDQTPWKRLQELGIGWDLPLKSPSAFIDAITAAATMPPEAYERMSKTAWQYAKDFIDNKHLTQHYLTMFGIKQD